Part of the Vespa crabro chromosome 15, iyVesCrab1.2, whole genome shotgun sequence genome is shown below.
CTAACTAAAACTACTTACatattatctaataaaaacaataaacataaaatatatatctttttatactgCACTGtctttaagaataaaattgttgCGTTATAATTGGTTAATTGTGTTGTTAGTATACTTGCATAAATGCACTATTTATATAACCTACATTTGTTCAGCTATgttctaataaatttaatcataaaattgatagaatattattCCAACAAAAGAGCCCAATTATGCCACAATGaacaattttgttatttcatgGTTCTAGTAATTATATCACAGGTTGTAGCTCCACAAGGGTAAATATATGCTTCCCTTGCCTACGTGTTAATgtgtcaataaaaaatagcAATTTGTGCATTGAAAAATCTTTATGTAACTATTATTATGTGCAAagttactattatcgctaaaCTCTATTGTCtctctaataatatatattgataaattattttctttcaatatagAATTGAAGAAGAACATTTCAaacattttgtttattgttcaTTTAGCTTAATAAAACGTATAAGAAGCTTTCTAATcgtatttaattagaaatgctactcaaaattatatattgatttctttcaagtgcataaaaatttaatagtaCTATTTGAGTCTTTATATTTCATCCTTTTGAGGATGAGACTTTGTGAAACCTTTAGATAAAAGTAAATCATTACACTCTTGACGTGTAAGGCTTGCCAAATTTAATCTCTCCATTTcctataatatttcaaaagtgttaaatattttcattttaaattcatattttgttataatataatataagacaTACCTCCTCATTGTCATCATAAAGGACAAGTTCTGGGCTTGCACCTTGAATATGCTTGAATTCAACATTGTTACTGTTTCTAACATTAagaacatatataattataaatttgtaaattttcaaatatcataatgattctgttaatattatagatgATATTGTTTATGCATTAttctgtataaaaataaaacaatatatatacattacggAAACATGATGGAGTTTAGTGTAATATACAAATGAAgtttacataataaaaatgatttgacataattaaatatttacaataattatttacataaattatacaaGCGTATTATTGAACATCACACTTTGAACATCACATTCTTCTCCGTAATTGTaagattaatgaaatattaaatataaataataaataattttaattgattaaatataaaaggatACTATTGTGGTACATCCtcgaatataaatttcttgaCATCCGGAAGTCTATTCAAGGAACATCCACTACAACTCTATGTAAAGATATGAAATATACGTAATgattaatatgatatttaataaatatgagataattaatcgattgttaatgaaaatatttatacctCGATTGTTGCAAatgtatatttacttttagCTGATACTGCAGCTATAGTTAATGCCAAAAGTAACAGggaaataaaattgacaatCGTAGAAGGTGCCATGTTTATTTTTAGAGTGCGAAGAAAACGGAAGTAGGGCACTCCTGTGATTTTCTGCGCtatatatgcatttttaaAATCAGTTTCCTCTTATCCGATATAAACTTCGAATAAAGTTTAAATTATGATAGAATACAATTTTAGATTATCATAGTCGTAaagtagaaatttttttattataaatttgaaaaaactttatttatGTGTTTCTATTGCATACacgtaacaatatatatatatgataacacGTAggttatattcgataaaaaaaaaaaaaaaaaaaaaagaagaagaagaaaaagaaagaaaaaaacaaaagaaaaaagatttaaattgttagagaaaataaattgaataaatgaaaattatttcgaattaacTATTTACGTAGTAAGacaatgtgaaaaaaaaaaagaaatattacgtGTACGATAATggattgaaagaaaagaaaatttgtagatgtttctgtaattttttttaaacgacaaAATGCCACTccattcattcatattattgagaaatatatatataatatatgataacgaTAGTTGAGTCAAAGAATTACTTATAAAGGAAGAAGCTACTGTTTGTAAAGTTAACTTtttaaatttcgttttttttccttaggaCGGAATACTAATTCACagtttacaaatatttattatatatatatatatatataaaagatataggatatttttataaataacgcagaaataataataatgaaaaaataaattttagaaTCAATCTAGTTCGTCAACGCGCATAAGTCCTGCGTAGTTGATCGAACTCTTATGTCGAAAAAATGGCGCTCTCTTGTGCGAGtaagtttttcttatttttatttttttttatgactttatatattaaatatatacaatatatatcaaCTTTTATTCGGTCATCTtcgaataaaacgatatattgtattagaaaataatttctaaaagatttatatcatatattgttGATAGTAATATGAACATAACCTAAAAAGATCGCGCGTTACCGTATtctaataatacgataaacaTGCATTTACAGTCTCCAACGAAGTACCGGAACATCCTGTTTTATCTCCTGTATCGGGTTCTATATTTGAAAAACGTCTCATTGAGAAATATGTTACTGAAAATGGAGTGGATCCCATCACTGGCAAAGAGTTGACCATAGATCAATTAATTGATGTCAAAAGTATGTATTAGGtcgatataatttcattaattatattgtatgtCGATCATTcatacaatatttctttatttacagCGACTCCTATTGTAAAACCTAAACCACCGAGTGCCACATCTATACCTgctattttaaaaatactgCAGGACGAATGGGACGCTGTTATGCTACATTCATTTACTCTTAGGCAACAATTACAAACAGCTCGACAAGAATTGTCTCATGCTTTATATCAACATGATGCGGCTTGTCGAGTAATTGCTAGATTAACAAAAGAAGTTACAGCTGCCCGTGAGGCTTTGGCTACTCTTAAACCACAAGCTGGAATTGTTCAAGCAACAGTTATTCCACAACCGgtatgttattacaattattgttattgttattgttattaaaaattagatatatatattaaaaaaatatttcattgagtTACAGGCTGTAGCTGTAGAAGCTGGCGGTACAGCTGCTCAGCCAATGGAACAAGCTGGTATTACTGATGATGTTATTCAAAAATTACAAGAAAGAGCAACGGTTCTCACTCAAGAAAGGAAACGTCGTGGACGTTCCATTCCTGAAGATCTTCTTCCTCAAGATAGCATCAGAGCATTCCAAACTCTTGCATCTCACCCTGtatgattttatctttttttttctctctacatgtatatatgaatatatcataatattttatcttgtttCAGGGTCTCCATTCTGCTAGTGTACCTGGAATTTTGGCATTGGACATTCATGGTGCAGATACAAGTAAAATTTTAACTGGTGGTGCTGATAAAAATGCAACTGTATTTAATAAGGATACAGAACAAGTTGTTGCTATCTTAAAAGGCCACACTAAGAAGGTGCACTATtgcataattttatatatatatataattttatatatatatatatatatatatatacatatatatgtatatgtaaatgtataataaatgctatttaatataataaaattctaggTAACTCGAGTAATTTATCATCCCGAAGAAGATATAGTGATGACTGCATCACCTGATACTACAATTAGAGTATGGAATGTAGCAACGAGTCAAACAACTTTATTACTGAAGGCTCATGATGCTCCAGTAACTGGATTATCATTGCATCCAACTGGAGATTACCTATTAAGTTCATCATTAGATCAGCATTGGGCATTTTCTGATATTCGTACTGGAAGATTATTGACCAAGGTACTTATCATCCtaatattcaataaaacaatgaagttcaataaattttatacaataattttattcaattatttctctaGGTGGCTGGTCAAGCTGGTCAGCCATTAACGACAGCACAATTTCATCCCGATGGATTAATTTTCGGTACTGGTACGGCTGATTCTCAAGTAAAAATCTGGGATTTGAAGGAACAATCAAACGTGGCGAATTTCCCTGGTCATTCTGGTCCAATCACAGCTATTAGTTTCTCAGAAAATGGTTATTATCTGGCTACAGCTGCTGAGGATTCTTGTGTCAAACTTTGGGATCtacgaaaattgaaaaatttcaaaacatTACAATTGGAGGAATCTTATGAAGTAAAGGACATATGTTTTGATCAAAGCGGTACCTATCTAGCTGTAGCTGGAACGGATGTTAGGCAagtctttattatatttcatataatacaaTAGTGTTAACGTAATCGATTGTCTGCTTatgtttagttttatttttatttttatttttttattattttttttttttttttacagagtGTATTTGTGTAAACAATGGCAAGAATTGAAAGTATTGAATGATCATACAGCAACAGCGACAGGTGTACGTTTTGGAAAACATGCACAGTACATAGCATCCACTAGTATGGACAGAACATTAAAACTTTATGGTCTCccttaaatcaaatttataggAATGTgacaattattttaagaaCTTATTGTAGACTTATACATTATTTCTACATGAGTTTATTAAGACATGCCCAATACTATTTTGTTCTGTTAGGCATCGTCGATTAATTTAGATTATCtcttaatttaatatacacTTCCTATGTATGGtaatagtttaaaaaaaatttcgtgaTTGAATgcgattataaataatgacttCTTTTGGAAGTAATTAAAGGACAATAtgattgaaagaaataatttaataggaTGTTCAACAAAATATGCttgttttaataatgtaaaaaaaaaaaaaaaaaaaaaaaaaaaaaatcaaatcaatcataacataataaaatttttatacaacatttattttattttattttttttttttttttcttttctgttcttttcttttttgtttcttcccgTGAAAAGAGTTGtccattttataaaatttaatataatttcattggtGGCGCTGATGATAGTTGCCTACTGATAAACTAACCTAATATGTTCCTTTGTCCTCGATAGTGAAGCTTGAATCGAATTAACAACAATGGCCGTTGTGGTTGGCTGTCAGTGTAAAACTTTCGTAGATTATGTATCGAATGACAGTTTTTTGCCGATTCAAAATTTCTGTTGTTATATCACATTGATCAATTTGTAAATAGATAAATCCAATAGAATCGGTGACAGAtgatgattttttaatatactcaAGTTTCGCGGTATCAACTAGTTATCATCAATGACCAGCTGACAATGTTTTTCAATTAGTATAATTCAGTGAGATACTCGTGGTTATTCGAAGATGTTTAAAACAGAAGAATCCTCACGAGGTAGCTTCCTTCAGCAAACAAAAGC
Proteins encoded:
- the LOC124429351 gene encoding selenoprotein M-like, translating into MAPSTIVNFISLLLLALTIAAVSAKSKYTFATIESCSGCSLNRLPDVKKFIFEDVPQYNNVEFKHIQGASPELVLYDDNEEEMERLNLASLTRQECNDLLLSKGFTKSHPQKDEI
- the LOC124429348 gene encoding pre-mRNA-processing factor 19, with the protein product MALSCAISNEVPEHPVLSPVSGSIFEKRLIEKYVTENGVDPITGKELTIDQLIDVKTTPIVKPKPPSATSIPAILKILQDEWDAVMLHSFTLRQQLQTARQELSHALYQHDAACRVIARLTKEVTAAREALATLKPQAGIVQATVIPQPAVAVEAGGTAAQPMEQAGITDDVIQKLQERATVLTQERKRRGRSIPEDLLPQDSIRAFQTLASHPGLHSASVPGILALDIHGADTSKILTGGADKNATVFNKDTEQVVAILKGHTKKVTRVIYHPEEDIVMTASPDTTIRVWNVATSQTTLLLKAHDAPVTGLSLHPTGDYLLSSSLDQHWAFSDIRTGRLLTKVAGQAGQPLTTAQFHPDGLIFGTGTADSQVKIWDLKEQSNVANFPGHSGPITAISFSENGYYLATAAEDSCVKLWDLRKLKNFKTLQLEESYEVKDICFDQSGTYLAVAGTDVRVYLCKQWQELKVLNDHTATATGVRFGKHAQYIASTSMDRTLKLYGLP